DNA sequence from the Methylomonas albis genome:
GTACTGGATGGCCCGTTACCTGGAGCGCACCGAAAATACCGCCCGCTTGATTAGTGCCACGATGCATTTGATCTACGATTTACCCTATGGTGTGGAACTGGGCTGGCGCAATTTGCTGAACATCTGCGGCGTGGAAGAGGCGTTTTACCAACGCTTTAAAAACCCCAGCGAGCAGAACACCACCCGATTTTTATTAGCCGATATGAGTAATCCCGGCTCCTTGCTGGCGTCTTTGTCGTTTGCCCGTGAGAATATTCGTACCAGTCGCGAGCTGATGCCGGACGAAGCCTGGCAGCAAGTCAACGAAATGTATTTGTACGCCAACAATAATCTGGACAGCCTGTCCAATCGCCGGGGTAGGGCGCTGTTCTTACAGGAAATCATGGCCGGTTGTCAGCGCTTTACCGGTTTTATGGCCGGGGCGATGAGCCGCAGCGACAGTGCCCGGTTTATCTGTATCGGTCGCAATCTGGAACGCGCCGACATGACCAGCCGGATTATGGATTTCGGTACCGTGCTGCTCGCTGAAAATCGCAGCACCAAGATGCGTGAGTACGAAACCATTTTGTGGATCAACGTCTTGAAGTCGTTGAGCGCGGTGTTGATGTACCGCAAGCACGTCCGCAATCGTATTAACGGTGAGGATGTGCTGAATTTTCTGTTAAAAAACCCGGATTTCCCTAGGGCCGTGGTGCACTGTATCGAAGAGACTACCTATTGCATCAAGCGCTTGCCAAATGCCGCCGAGTTGTTCCCGCAATTGGAGCAATTGGAACAAGAGATATTGGCCATCGATATTAAACAGACTACGCCGGAGCAGTTGCATCAAGTGTTGGACGGTTTGCAGAGCAAATTCGACGATTTACACAAGCAAATCGCGGCAATGTGGTTTTTGAATAATCTTGGTGACGACGAAATGGAGAAAAATTGACCAATCTGCTATCAGCGCAGACCAATGTTTGGCGTTTTGCTTTGGGCTATTTAGTGTAAGCACGCCCGGTTAGTGGTTGCGAGCATTGGATTGCTGCTGACCCACACCCCAAGTTTGCTATATCATGGAAGCATCGATTTTTAAAACTAAAAGGGGGAGGGTTATGGATAAGCTAAGGGCGCTGGGGCTCGGGTCGGTTGGGCAGGACGAACAAGCTGTTAAGCAGCAGTTGCATCTCTATATCAATCTTAAACTGGCTTCGTGCGGGCAGCCGACTTGTATCGATACCGGGTCGGCGCAATTTATGGATACCGCCCAGGACTTGCTGAATAGTTATCTGGAAAAAAGCCGGCTGTTGGCCAGTTCCTCCCTTTATCCTGCCGATAGACGCATTCAAGATTTTCTGGAGCGCTATTGTGCAGATCTGGGCTTTGCCAAAATCCCTAGTTTGCCAACCATGACTTTTGAGCTGGATAAGCATGGCGTTGCGCGCGAATTGTCTTTGCCCTTGGGCGAGGACGAATTTCGTTCCGAAATCGTTTCCAGCTTTCGAGTCAAACAGGGCATTTTGCATAATCCGGCCAGCGACCGGCGTACCACGCAAGGCTCGTTTCATGTTGCCGAAGGCGGTCTGCCGGTGCCCGGCGACAAGAAGCAGGTGCCTAAACTGACCTTTGCGTTGATGTTAGGCGAGGCGCTGAATCCACCCGACGATTTGATGGTGCTGCCGTTTACTGCTCACCAAGCCAAGCCGGCGCGGATGTTTGCCTCCTTGTTGATGCGGCCGGTAGTCTGTCCGGAAATTCCCGGCGTTGCCGCCGAAAAGTCCATGGAAATCCGCTTCTTCGCGCCGGGCAATCTGGTCAGCAATCTGGATTTCGTCGAGAGCATCTTCGGTAACGGCGGTAATCCGGCCTTGCCGGAATGCGATGCGGCCTTGGATGTGGAGCATTGGTCCGGGCACAGCGGGTGCGTGATTCTAGCGCCGCATTTAACCAAGCTCACCAAAAAACAGCTGGGTTTGCCGCACTGGGACGAAGCCAGCGAACGCCAGCGCGCCGATGGCATGTGCTGGCAGGAGCCGGCGGAACTGTATAACGAAGGCCAGGCGTTTAAACTGACTGCGCGCGACCGCAGTGGCGTGATCGTCACCTTGCTGGCCGATAACTATTACGGCTATTGCAAGAAGGAAGTTAAAACCCAGATCAGCTATGCCGCCAATTTGTTCGGTTTGGCGGAAGAGGAACATGCCGGTGGCGCACTGGCATTTCGCCGCATCAATCATGGCGATGAGTTTGGTATCGGCAGTTTGACCCGGGAACCGGGCTACGATTTCGACGAAATGACTTATCACTACGGCGCGATTATGGATGTGCATCCGGAAGGTTATGCGGTGGATAGGCACTTTCCGGAGATCATCTACGTACCGCAGGATTTGCGAATGAGTCTGGCGACTCAGAAAATCACCTGGATCAGAAATGGCCAGAGCCACGGTATTCGTTTGCAACCCGGCAAAATATACGTGCAGCCCAACGGTTATAAAATCGAGATGTGCAAGCATCCCGGCGCGCCGTCCTGGCGCTTGATCGGTACTGTCGCGGAAGGCACTTTTTGCCATAAGCCTTGCACAGTGTCCGGCGGCGGTAAATCGGAGATTTCCAAATCCATCGAGGACGCGGCGATCTATGGGCCACTGTTTGTGGACGATTTGCAGCACGACCTGGATCGAGTGCAGGCGATTTTCGACAAAGACTATACCGGCCGCTTCTTGCCGGGTTTCGAGCGCGAAGACCATGGCCCTAGCCGCACTGTGCTCAGTCAGGAACGCAGTCTGGGTTCCGTGATCAAGTTGTTGACGCCTTCGCCCAATCACCTTCCGGAGTTCAATGATTGGCTGCGATCCATTCCGCCCAGCATTCTGGCTTTGGTGTTTTTGATCAAGCGTTTTTACCGCCCGGAATGGGGTAATAACTGGCGCGACAATTTATCGGTGGACGTGATTGACGGCGCGCCCGGCCATGAGCTGAAATTGAATCAGCGTAAGATCGTGGCTACTTATTTACGGGTAGGTTTTGATCTGGATGGTGGCTGGCGGACTTTTAAAGTGCGGCAAGACTATATCGCCTGCGAGAAAGTGCAAATGGAAGACGATATTAGCGCTTCGGTTGTGGTGCTTACCGAGGCGGTGCGCGCCTGGCTACCGGATGAGGGCTACGAAACGAGCTTGAAATTGGTCAGCAACTGCGAATATCGGCTGTTTCAGCGCCCGGACGATGCGATTATTCCCGGTTACGACAAGCAGACCGAGCTGAACATGGCCGGGCCCGGCAATTTCATGGCCAATTTCGAGCCTTTGAATCATCAGCAATTGTCGGCTGTCGTGGAAGATGTGATGACCTTTTCCAAATTTACGCCGCCGATGCAGAAGCTGTTAAGCGATGCTTACCAGGATGGTAAAGGCTATGTGGTGTGTTCCGCGCATCCGCGCTTGGTGAACGGCAAGCCCTCGAAAAATCCCCGCTACCTGGAAACTCGCGTTGATGTGGTGAAGCCCTTGCGCAAATATGTGGCCGAGCTGGGCGCGCGTTTGCATCGCAAAATTCCGCTCAATCAACCGCTCTGCCATCCGGTGGATGCGGTGTTGACCGGGCGCCGCAACAATCCGCCCGAGCCGGGCATTCGTGCGCTGGCGGTTTATAACCCGATTCATTATCAAGAGTTGCCGGAACTGTTCATGGACTTTGTCAGTTCTTTGACCGGCAAATCGCCGTCTACCACCGGAGCTGGCAGTGAAGGCGCGTTGACCAAAGGGCCGTTCAACGCCTTACGCGGCACCGCCGATTTGAACAACGCGCTGGTCTCGTTCATTTTGACCGGTTATCCCGGCTTTTCCAGTTCGGCGGGATTTATCGGTCCGGATACCCGCGTCGATCACGACATCAGTTTGTTGGTGCCGGAGATCTGGGCGCGGTTGTCGCGGGAAGAGCGTCACCCCAAGTTTCTGTTGCAACATGGCTATCTGGAACCTTTAAGCGATTTCGAATACAAGGGGCAAATCGTCTTGGCCAGCCGTCTGGGTTATCGGATCACCAGCCATTTCGTACATGGCTTGATGGGTAAAATCTTCGATAATCCTTATGCGGTATTTACCGACGAGATTTTGCAGCCGGAGCGCCAGGATTTGGAGGTGTTTGTGGACGGTATCAATAATATCGTCGAAACCCAACAGCGCGTGGCGCAACAATATATCGAAGACGGCAGCATAGAAGATGCCTGTCCGCCGCTGTATGCCTTGCTGCATATCATGGCCGACGGTCATTATCAGGGTAAGGATGCGCATCATCCGGAGATTCGGGCGATGTTTACCCGCGATTATTTACTGGCCTCGGATTGGTATCGGGAACGTCTGCATATCAAGCAGCAACGCGACATCGCTTTATGGCAAAGACACGTCGATTATTTGGGCGGTTTCCTACAAGAAAGCAGCCACCAGACTTTGATCAGCGAGCAGAGGTTGGTTGAGCGGCATAGGCAGGCGCAGCAAAAACTGGTGGAGTTTGCTTCGCCGGATTATTTGCAGTCTCTGGTGGGAACCTTGGGTGCCGATCCGTTGGCACCCTATGCCGCCGGCGCAGTTTAAACTCGTCGACACCTAAAAAATAAGGGATACCGGTCTTACGGCCGGTATCCCTTTTTATTTTGTAGCGCGGTTGAGCGGCAACCGTGCTTTATCTATTTAACCTTTGCGTTTGGCCTTGGCTTTACCTTTTGGGAATTCTTGAGCGATCAGCGAACGGGCCAGTTTGCGCAAACCGTTGGACGATACTTCCAGGCCCAGCGGCGAGCCTATCGATTCCAGTTCGTACATCAAGTCGGTCGCGGCAATTAGTGTCACATAGCGCAGGCTGTTATTGCCGGGTAGCTGAGTAGATGTGTTGCGCAGCAGCGGGGCGAGCACGTCCCAGGAACTGTTGAAGAACTTGCGTACCGGATCGTTTTCCGCAACATATTCCGCAGTCAGGCCTTGTTCAAAGGCCACGCCGGCTTTTTGCAATACATCGCGTAAGGCGGCTCTGCTCGCGTCGGCGTCGGTATTGATAGGGGCTTTCTCAATATTTTTTTCCAAGGATGCTTGCCAACCTTGCCAGAGACTGCGCCATTGTTTCAGTTCCGTTTCGTTCAATGCGGGGGCCGCTTTTAAGTCGCCGGCACTCTGGTTGGTAGCGGTGTAGCCCACATTGATTAAAATACCTTTCTCGTCGGCTTTGACTTGATTAAAGCGCAGACTGTTGATGGTGTCGTGCAATTCCTCGCTATCTTCGGCGGCGATAAACGGCAGCAGGGTTTTAGCAATGTCCGGGCGGGATTGGTTTAAATCGATTTTCAGAGCCGCCAGTTTCGGCTCCGCGGCTTTTTTGATCAGCGATTGCAATTGGGCGATATTCAAGGGCTGGCCGTTGCGATCGAACGCATTCAGTTGGGTGACCGGGAAGCTCAGCACATTGCCGGAAGCATCCAATGTCGGTTGTTGCAAGGTTTGCAAGATACCGGACCATTCGATCAGTGTCATGCACTTGCCTCCCAGCGCGGTGCCGACGCGGGCTTGTACATTGTTCTGGATTTTGACTTGGCCCTGCTCGCCGCTGATTTGCGGGTGGTCCAGATCCAGAAAACTACATTGCTTGCCGTCTTTCCAGGCCCTTACCGATTGATCCGGGCCGTCGTACAGTTGGCTAACCAGCACACTTTTGATTAAGCCGTATTCCATCGGCACCGGAATATTGATTTCGCGGGCAATACCGGTCTGTGCGGTCAGCAGCAAGCCGGTGGATAGTAACAGGGCACGCATTTTTGACATGATTTACTCCTTAACGTTGTCGGGCGCAGGTTGATTAAGCGCGGCCGTGCCGCGATATGCGGATGAAATTGGGTAGCGGCGATCACGACCAAACGCTCTGGGCGTGATGCGGATGCCGGGCGGCGATTGGCGACGTTTGTATTCGTTTCTATCGACCAGGGAAATAGCCCGGTGTACGTCGGCTGCGGCGAAGCCTTGCGCCACGATCTCGGCGGCGGATTTATCCTGTTCCACATACAAAGCAAGGATCGGATCCAGTACAGCATAGGGCGGCAGGGAATCTTCGTCTTTTTGGTCTGGCGCCAATTCCGCCGAGGGCGCTCGCGTGATAACGCGTTGTGGAATAACCGGTGACAAGGTGTTGCGGTATTCGGCCAACTGGTAGACCAGTAATTTGGATACGTCTTTTAGCGGCGCAAAACCGCCGGCCATATCGCCGTAAAGCGTGGCATAACCCACGCTCATTTCGCTTTTATTACCCGTGGTCAGCAGCAGTTTGCCTTGTTTATTGGAAAGCGCCATCAACAACACGCCACGGCAGCGGGCCTGGATATTTTCTTCCGTAGTGTCTTTTTTGCTGCCGGCAAACAGCGGAGCCAGCATTGCGTTGAAGGCAGTCACCGCCGGTTCTATGGGCAGTACGTGATATTTGATGCCCAAGGCTTCGGCTTCCTGGATCGCGTCCTGATTGCTCATGTCTTGGGTATAGCGCGAGGGCATCAGCACGGCTTCCACTTGATCGGCTCCTAGCGCATCAACCGCCAAGGCCAGCACAAGTGCAGAGTCGATGCCGCCGGACAAACCGAGAATGGCGCCTTGAAAGCCGTTTTTGCGTACGTAGTCTTGAATGCCCAGCACCAGGGCTTTGTATTCGCTAACCACCGGTTGATACAAATCGGCGATAGTGGATGTCTGCGGTTGTTGATCGACGAATTCGACGATGCTGAGTTGCTCCGCGAATTCGGCTGCTCGGAACACGACGTTGCCGTTACGATCAGCGACAAACGAGGCGCCGTCGAAAATCAACTCGTCTTGGCCGCCGATTTGGTTCACGTAGACCAGCGGAATTCCGGCTTCTTTGACTTGCGTGCAGATAATGTCCTCGCGCTGTTGCATCTTGCCGGCGTGAAACGGCGAGGCGTTCAATGTCAGGATAATGTCAGCGCCGGCAGCGCGGCTTTGGGCAATGATGCCGGGTTGCCAGATGTCTTCGCAAATCGTCAACGCTAACAGGCTGTCTTTAACCATAAACAGACAGGTTTGTGCGCCGGCGGTAAAGTAACGTTGTTCGTCGAACACACCATAATTGGGTAGGGCCTGTTTATGGTACTGGGCTATGGTTTCGCCATCACGCAATGCCACGGCGGTATTGTAAAGCCGGCCATCCTGCTGCCGAGGATAGCCGATCACTACCGTTATGCCGGCAATCTTCTCGGCAATTTCGGCGACGGCCCGTTGCGCCTGCAGAATAAAATCAGACCGAAACAGCAAGTCTTCGGGTGGATAGCCGGTAACGCATAGCTCCGGAAATACCACCAGGTCGGCCTGCTGTTCTTTGGCTTGTGCAGCGGTAGCCAGGATTTTACGGGTGTTGGTTTGAATATCGGCAACTGTTAAGTTCAGTTGGGCTAAAGCTATTTTTATCGACATTATTTTTTTGAAAAACAATCTCGCATTGCCACGCCAATATCCGAAGGCGAACTGACCATGCTCACGCCGGCCGCTTGCATCGCCGAAATCTTACCGGCCGCAGTGCCCGCGCCGCCGGTGACAATTGCGCCGGCGTGGCCCATGCGTTTGCCGGGCGGTGCGGTTTGGCCGGCGATATAGCCAACCACGGGTTTGCTGACATGGGCTTTGATGAATTCCGCCGCCTGCTCCTCGTCACTGCCGCCAATTTCGCCGACCATCACGATCCCTTCGGTTTGTGGGTCGTTCTGGAAACGGCTCAGCACGTCGATAAAGTTCATGCCGTGGATCGGGTCGCCGCCGATGCCGACACAAGTGCTTTGCCCCAGTCCTTCACGGGTGGTTTGATGCACCGCTTCGTAGGTCAAAGTGCCGGAGCGGGAAACGATGCCGATTTTACCGGGCAGGTGGATATGGCCGGGCATGATGCCGATCTTGCATTGGCCTGGCGTAATCACGCCGGGGCAGTTGGGGCCGACTAACAGTGAACTGGTGCCTTGCATCGCTGCTTTGACCTTGAGCATTTGTAGCACCGGAATGCCTTCGGTGATGCAGATAATCAGTTCGATGCAGGCATCGACGGCTTCCAGGATCGCGTCGGCGGCGAAAAACGGCGGTACATAGATCATGCTTGCCTTGGCGCCGGTAGCTTTCACCGCTTGTTCGACGGTGTCGAATACCGGCAAATCCAG
Encoded proteins:
- a CDS encoding NAD+ synthase; amino-acid sequence: MSIKIALAQLNLTVADIQTNTRKILATAAQAKEQQADLVVFPELCVTGYPPEDLLFRSDFILQAQRAVAEIAEKIAGITVVIGYPRQQDGRLYNTAVALRDGETIAQYHKQALPNYGVFDEQRYFTAGAQTCLFMVKDSLLALTICEDIWQPGIIAQSRAAGADIILTLNASPFHAGKMQQREDIICTQVKEAGIPLVYVNQIGGQDELIFDGASFVADRNGNVVFRAAEFAEQLSIVEFVDQQPQTSTIADLYQPVVSEYKALVLGIQDYVRKNGFQGAILGLSGGIDSALVLALAVDALGADQVEAVLMPSRYTQDMSNQDAIQEAEALGIKYHVLPIEPAVTAFNAMLAPLFAGSKKDTTEENIQARCRGVLLMALSNKQGKLLLTTGNKSEMSVGYATLYGDMAGGFAPLKDVSKLLVYQLAEYRNTLSPVIPQRVITRAPSAELAPDQKDEDSLPPYAVLDPILALYVEQDKSAAEIVAQGFAAADVHRAISLVDRNEYKRRQSPPGIRITPRAFGRDRRYPISSAYRGTAALNQPAPDNVKE
- the sucD gene encoding succinate--CoA ligase subunit alpha, with the translated sequence MSILIDKQTKVICQGFTGKQGTFHSEQALAYGTQLVGGVTPGRGGSQHLDLPVFDTVEQAVKATGAKASMIYVPPFFAADAILEAVDACIELIICITEGIPVLQMLKVKAAMQGTSSLLVGPNCPGVITPGQCKIGIMPGHIHLPGKIGIVSRSGTLTYEAVHQTTREGLGQSTCVGIGGDPIHGMNFIDVLSRFQNDPQTEGIVMVGEIGGSDEEQAAEFIKAHVSKPVVGYIAGQTAPPGKRMGHAGAIVTGGAGTAAGKISAMQAAGVSMVSSPSDIGVAMRDCFSKK
- a CDS encoding alpha-E domain-containing protein is translated as MLSRSAERLYWMARYLERTENTARLISATMHLIYDLPYGVELGWRNLLNICGVEEAFYQRFKNPSEQNTTRFLLADMSNPGSLLASLSFARENIRTSRELMPDEAWQQVNEMYLYANNNLDSLSNRRGRALFLQEIMAGCQRFTGFMAGAMSRSDSARFICIGRNLERADMTSRIMDFGTVLLAENRSTKMREYETILWINVLKSLSAVLMYRKHVRNRINGEDVLNFLLKNPDFPRAVVHCIEETTYCIKRLPNAAELFPQLEQLEQEILAIDIKQTTPEQLHQVLDGLQSKFDDLHKQIAAMWFLNNLGDDEMEKN